A part of Carassius carassius chromosome 4, fCarCar2.1, whole genome shotgun sequence genomic DNA contains:
- the LOC132132486 gene encoding inositol polyphosphate 5-phosphatase K-like has translation MDPEQQIQSQCQTKDLASSAQPEGPADPSSTSSPAPARPRRPQRSPRVEGSFDVSELKPPECPEAQQLSSSSQPSELSVDHGPEHKLLGHAAVSRSHIAMRAASLPQTPSYRPPLSDAPLQPQRALSVAGTADTQTQLLEDFRVHIISWNVGSAMPPEDITSLLGLNVGDGNTDMYIIGLQEVNSMINKRLKDVLFTDQWSEVCMDALSPFGYVLVTSQRMQGMLLLVFSKYFHLPFLRGIQTQTTRTGLGGIWGNKGGISARMNVFGHSICFLNCHLPAHMENSDQRMEDFESILQQQQFEVQAATGVLDHDVVFWFGDLNFRIEDLDMQVVKAAIDSNKLSTLWEKDQLNIAKDSETVLEGFHEGPLKFPPTYKFDVGTDTYDTSGKKRKPAWTDRILWRLRPMVQVSTSVSKRSSFSGLSSRTCVSQHFYRSHMEYTISDHKPVSSMFTLQFPYKADMPLVTLSVEDEWREVSDAVAKFKVAPNFPRSSWDWIGLYKVGFKHHKDYVTYVWAKQEESDFLRQEHEVIFTEEELPKDSGDFILGYYSNNMSSIVGVTEPFQIQLPASSAAGLSPSDSSDFTSDDELKKSDSCDSSPETEEQQSSSWSSRRARELTADPHEPHTKLTSAPSSSSRSSDAPVAAEDSSNSAKDAAEPEEP, from the exons ATGGATCCAGAGCAGCAGATTCAAAGCCAGTGCCAGACTAAAGATCTGGCATCATCTGCACAACCAGAAGGACCAGCAGATCCATCCTCCACATCTTCTCCAGCTCCAGCCAGGCCACGCCGGCCCCAGAGGAGCCCACGAGTGGAAGGATCTTTTGACGTATCGGAGCTCAAACCTCCAGAGTGTCCTGAAGCGCAGCAGTTGAGCAGCTCCAGTCAGCCGTCAGAGCTCAGTGTTGATCATGGACCTGAACACAAGCTTTTAGGACACGCCGCCGTGTCCCGGAGCCACATTGCAATGAGGGCCGCCTCTCTTCCTCAGACCCCGTCTTACAGACCCCCACTGTCTGATGCCCCCCTGCAGCCGCAGAGAGCCCTGTCTGTCGCTGGGACCGCCGACACTCAGACGCAGCTGCTGGAGGATTTCAG AGTGCACATTATCTCGTGGAACGTGGGCTCAGCCATGCCTCCTGAAGACATCACTTCATTACTGGGGCTCAATGTTGGCGATGGGAACACAGACATGTATATTATAGG CTTACAGGAAGTGAACTCTATGATCAACAAAAGACTGAAAGATGTTCTTTTCACTGACCAGTGGAGCGAGGTCTGCATGGATGCTCTCAGCCCCTTTGGATATGTACTG gtcaCCTCTCAGAGAATGCAGGGAATGCTGCTGCTGGTCTTCTCCAAGTACTTTCACCTGCCGTTCCTGAGAGGCATTCAGACACAGACCACTCGCACCGGCCTCGGCGGGATCTGG GGAAATAAAGGAGGCATCAGTGCTCGCATGAACGTGTTCGGCCACTCGATCTGTTTCTTGAACTGTCATCTGCCTGCACACATGGAGAACTCAGACCAGCGCATGGAGGACTTCGAAAGCAtcctgcagcagcagcagtttgAAGTACAAGCTGCTACGGGTGTCCTGGATCACGA tgtggtTTTCTGGTTTGGAGACCTGAACTTCCGAATCGAGGACCTGGACATGCAAGTTGTGAAAGCAGCCATTGACAGTAACAAACTGTCCACATTATGGGAAAAAGACCAG CTGAATATAGCTAAAGACAGTGAGACTGTGCTCGAAGGCTTTCACGAGGGGCCGCTTAAATTCCCTCCCACGTATAAGTTTGATGTGGGCACAGACACGTATGATACCAG TGGTAAGAAGCGTAAGCCAGCGTGGACCGATCGCATACTCTGGCGTTTGAGGCCGATGGTTCAGGTCAGCACCAGCGTGTCGAAGCGCAGCTCCTTCTCAGGTCTAAGCAGCAGAACCTGTGTGTCGCAGCATTTTTACCGCAGCCACATGGAGTACACCATCAGTGACCACAAGCCCGTCTCCTCTATGTTCACTCTGCAG TTCCCATATAAGGCGGACATGCCTTTGGTAACACTCTCTGTGGAGGACGAATGGAGAGAGGTATCAGATGCAGTGGCCAAATTCAAGGTGGCACCCAACTTTCCCCGAAGCTCTTGGGACTGGATTGGACTTTACAAG GTTGGGTTTAAACATCATAAAGACTATGTGACTTACGTTTGGGCCAAGCAGGAAGAGTCTGATTTCCTGAGACAGGAGCACGAA GTGATTTTTACCGAGGAGGAATTGCCAAAGGATTCAGGGGACTTCATACTGGGTTATTACAGCAACAATATGAGCTCCATTGTGGGCGTCACCGAGCCATTCCAG ATCCAACTGCCAGCGTCCAGCGCAGCCGGTCTGAGTCCGTCTGACAGCTCGGACTTCACGTCTGATGATGAGCTGAAGAAGAGCGACTCCTGTGACTCCAGCCCTGAGACTGAAGAGCAGCAGAGCAGCAGCTGGAGCTCCAGACGAGCCCGAGAGCTGACGGCTGACCCCCACGAACCGCACACCAAACTCACCTCTGCACCGTCCAGCTCCAGCAGGTCCTCAGACGCCCCCGTCGCTGCGGAGGACAGCTCCAACTCAGCAAAAGATGCAGCCGAGCCAGAGGAACCTTAG